The following nucleotide sequence is from Hevea brasiliensis isolate MT/VB/25A 57/8 chromosome 7, ASM3005281v1, whole genome shotgun sequence.
tcttaattaagaaaatttaaaatttgcaaGCAATTACTATCTACGTCAATTTTTATCTTTCATTTAAAGTTTTGACGtgataattaagaaaataattaaatcatttaattataataaaattctccataatttgattaaattacttTCTCTCACACCTAATTAAGAAATTAAGAGAGATAAAATGAGGTAATAAgatgaattataaaaatttatagaaataattattatgtttaattaGTAGAGATAAaggtaaatttttaaaaaataataattaatgcaCTTAGTAAACAAATTTTGAAAACTGGCAAATGAAATTAAATGaggtaataatttaattattttaattttaacaatttaaaaattcaaacttTTCTTTACCAataaatttaattcttaattaagaaaatttaaaatttgcacgtaattatattttaatttaattttttaattttaaaatttaaattaattttttttattgagtgtaattttatttaaaatttaaaattaatttaaataaatatattactacTAACATGACATGTTACgttgaatattttatttttatttgttatgaatggAACTCAAGGGCAAAAGAAGAGGAGACAAgaatgtaaaaaaaataaaataaaataaaataaaaagagaaatgcCACGTAGTGAAAGGCATTGCAGGTGGAAAGAAATAAGTAAggatataaaaagaaaaaaagatctGATATTTGAGATGAAATTGTGGCAAAGGGATTGTGagggtgattttttttttttatagaggaAATTTTAATTGGATTGACATGAATTTTATAGGTCGAAATCAAAATTTGCCTCTAATAATTGAGTGCTCTATATATTTGCTCTACTCGTCAGTATCTTGATTAGCCTGATTTACTAGAATAATTTCAATCTCatcttttaactttaatttatatcataaaatttttaaattttttttataagaaaaaaaattaaattaaatttattattaaaatttttatgactTTTTATTACTGATTTACTATTATTTATGGtcaaatttcacttattatctttTAACATAGATAAATGTACCATATATGTTCCATATCTCTAAATTGTcttcaatttaatatataaataatttttaatacaaaatatgtttaataatattttaagatCGGATATAATATCATTTTGTTAATataagaaagaataaaaaattatatataaaattaacctATAAAAAAATCCATACTTTGTTTTGTcatcattaaaataaaatcaatgaaattaagataaattaaatATGAATCCTTTAAACATTAATAAAAATCGAATTGAaaacaaataaatattaataaaaaatcgaATTGAAAACGAATCGAAAAGTAATATAAGTAAAAAtgatattattaatttttctttaaaaaataataataattatataatttttaataagataaattaaacaaataaataattatatatatttataaaaatattagactatttttaaaaatataattttatttacaataaatagaaaataaacaaataaaaatttagaattttaaactaattataaaagtttgaaagaaaaattacttagtcataaattatgatttattatgaataattttataaaattttaaagaaaaatatattaaattgaaatttaaaaatttttgtcatGCAAATTAAAATTGAGGCCAATTGTAATACATTGAGATAGTGAGTAAAATTTAGTCATAAATTATCTGTAAATTACCAGTAaaaagttagagggattttaatttaatgatacttaaattaaaatttaataatttttattatataaattgaaGTTAAAAGATTATTGATGCAACCAGCTAATTAAGTGAACAATCGGTGAAATTAACCGCTCATTTACTTGTATTTAGATTAATTTACCGCTTATGAGTTTTAACATAAcataaagaaataaaagaaagggGGTGATTTCACTAACCAGAATGAGTCCTTTGACAATTTCATCCGTGTAATATTGTGGTTGCAATTCTTGCAAGGAAAGGAGATGACTGATCGTACTGTTTCTAGTATCTGAACCATCATTACGTTGCTTATCTAGCAAAGCTTGCAACGCCATGTCACTCTCTTTCCTAACTCTCTTCATCTTTTTTATAGACCCTAGGCAGTCAACCCATCTCAGAATTGGAAAGAAATCTTCAATATTCGCTGCCCCAGCACACCTTGAAGTTTCTTCTACAATCTCCTTGAACCTTCTTGCTTCTTCTGTATCTTTACCATAATAACACTTCCCTGAAAGCATTCTCATAATTATGTTATATGTTAGCTCCAAGAACATGGACTTAATCTCTACCTTAGCAAAGCCACGGCTCGATACATGATACAGTTTGCCTAGTAAAATCTTGACTTCATCTCTTCTAGTGTCTAAACACATGTTTAGGCGATTTGAAGAGAAGATCTCAAAAGTTCCTATGCGGCGAAGATTGCGCCATTGTTCTCCATATGAATCAGCCCCGAGCATGTTATAGTTGTAGCCTATGTATTCACCTACTAGCAATTTTGGGCGATTGGCGAAAATGATGTCATTTGTAGTGCAACATTCCTTGACGGCTAATGGAGAGGAAACCACCACCACCAAGCGAGACCCAAATCGAAGGGAGATTATGGGACCATATTTTTGAGACAAAGTTTGGAGGGATCGGTGAAGGGGTTCTCTGAGGAGATGGAGATGACCAAAAATTGGAAGAGAAGGCGGGCTAGGAGGGAGGGTTTTACTTGAAGATTTTGTTGGTGAGAAAAGCTTGAAAGCCAAGATGAGAAAAATAACGAGGAGAGATGAGTATAGCAACATATAATCTTCCATTCTTGCTTCCAACATAGGTTTGGCTAATAAAGTTTTATGCTGTTTTTAAGTTAGTTTGCGGAAATGGCAAATTTCCCAGTTGTAACATATAAAACAATTTAAGTGGATAGAATTCATTATAAAAGTGTCATTTTTCATTTCTTATCAAGCCTATGCGAGGAATTATTAGGTACACCCGGTGCACATACACCTTCTCTCATAATCATGTGGGACTCACTTCCTATTATATAGGAAGGACCCACTTTATATGAGAGATGGAGCACTATTTTTTAGTGCTCATGGTGTACCTAATAATTAGCCCAAGATATGCAAGCTATTGAGAAAGAATGTTCCATTTCAATAGCTCGTAAGACCATGTGACGCCACACTTTTTTTGAGAAAATTTAACATCACAGTTTTAGGGAATTTTTAAAttcttgaatttaatttttaaataataattaccaatcattaatttataaaaataaaaatttgaataattaatttgtaattaaactttttaatttatttaatgacaattaagtaattttaatgtttcaatttaaattacaatatataaattataaattattagagCCCTTAAAAATTTTAAGGGATCaattaataggaaataaaaatttattatactattaagattttttttagaaatattagagagattaataaaaaataaaatattaatatacctattaaaaattttttaaaaatgtttaggGAAAGAAGGCTAACATAACCTCCTATCTCTGCAGATAGACGGATTGCATGGAGACCACCGATGTACAAGAAGTAGTTGGGAGGAGGAGTAATTGGACAATTGATTAAGTGGATAGATGCTATTAGTAAGTTAGTTACAAGTCCGAGTCCAATTATTATAGAAAAGATTAGGGAAAGAAGGCTAAAATAACGTCCTGTCTCTGCTGATAGAGGGATGGCATGGAGACTACCGATGTATAAGAAGTAGTTGGTAGGAGGAGTAATTAGACAATTGGCGAAGTGGATAGATGCTGTTAGTAAGTTAGTTATAAGTCTGAGTCCAATTATTATAGAAAAGATGGGAAATTCGTGTCTACACTCGTTCATGATTTAATTAATATGAAATTCATCATAAATATTTGTTTCTTAAATTAATCATAAATTAAATCTCGACAAGAAAAATTCTAATtggattattttttatttaagatGAAGTTAAGAGATTTACCAAACTTTTATAGACCACCATCATCGTCATTTTGTCTAAGCTACTGAATTATTTAAATTCTTATCTTAGAATTTAGTTATTTGAAATTTAGATATGATCATGTATTCATGCTTAATTCAATTAGTTTGAATCACATTTAGATAA
It contains:
- the LOC110645034 gene encoding cytochrome P450 81Q32 gives rise to the protein MLEARMEDYMLLYSSLLVIFLILAFKLFSPTKSSSKTLPPSPPSLPIFGHLHLLREPLHRSLQTLSQKYGPIISLRFGSRLVVVVSSPLAVKECCTTNDIIFANRPKLLVGEYIGYNYNMLGADSYGEQWRNLRRIGTFEIFSSNRLNMCLDTRRDEVKILLGKLYHVSSRGFAKVEIKSMFLELTYNIIMRMLSGKCYYGKDTEEARRFKEIVEETSRCAGAANIEDFFPILRWVDCLGSIKKMKRVRKESDMALQALLDKQRNDGSDTRNSTISHLLSLQELQPQYYTDEIVKGLILALILAGTNTSAATLEWAMSNLLNHPGVLEKARAEIDAEVGQSHLIDESDLSKLPYLQAIITETLRLYPVAPLLIPHMSSKNCSVGGYDVPKDTMLLINAWAIHRDPEVWDDPESFKPERILENGAGIDSCKILPFGMGRRACPGIGMANRVIGLTLGSLVQCFEWERVSVEEIDMKGGSGLIMPKAQPLVAMCKPRNFIDGIFIGEAL